A region from the Drosophila takahashii strain IR98-3 E-12201 chromosome 2L, DtakHiC1v2, whole genome shotgun sequence genome encodes:
- the LOC138914872 gene encoding uncharacterized protein, with product MAEAEAKAALTKFVAVTDRVSQFEARVNTPTDPPPSVHTNKVRLQQIQALWDKVEKEYETCSEVISVLNCPDTMEVMQAKYDYCYSVFERCAATLNETIERACVQPIHEPSTPVSQPSGCRVPPIDCEIFSGDYVHWPTFRDLFSAIYVQNPRLSGVEKLFHLNSKTSGEAKSIVALSPLTNEGFESAWGNLQTRFENKRLLVNSQLKILFNLPTVSQECGNSLKHLESTVQGCLTALKIAKVDTTNWDCLLVYLCSSKLPKLTLALWEQSLLNQSEIPGGPSQLQSASVPDLQPEIQSTPSNVQTYLAVNTQGVLLSTAVIEICHLGIRYSARALIDSGSEATFISERLFNLIKLPYESIQAQVSGVNQTVAAQPPRLSVTESQLDGILTKFWEVEDVPVKPGKESSSVCENNFQQTTTRDKDGRNEARLNKNVPLREQYDSVIQEYLDLGHMHLVSPKDDSSNFYLPHHAVFKPDSTTTKVRVVFNASNKSSNGYSLNDILHTGPVLQSDLTTQILKWRFFRYVFNADITKMYRQILVHPDHTRFQRILCRDKEGKLCDYELNTVTFGVNCAPFLAIRVLQQLSQDVRDQYPLASDIISNFMYVDDVLAGAHTQQSAVSAIKELCGALESAGFPLRKWTSNEKKLLQGIPKEHLIRADFLELEDASMAKTLGIRWHATSDSFFFLPMDISLQTTYTKREVLSQIAKLFDPAGWLSPVIVRAKIFMQEIWLRELSWDQPLPVDLVTKWRDFLKGYPTLKEVRIPRWVKFHPDAKLQYHGFCDASQSAYGAAIFVRVETSDGFFTQLLVSKTRVAPVKSLSIPRLELCGAVLLSELAAAVLSEMPPTQYETYYWTDSTIVLAWLSKPACTWTTFVANRVAKVHQLTNREQWFHVISEDNPADLASRGVSVHELRDSNLWWHGPEWLRHNREQWPLNSSVPLETELEQRPIRCNVAKAPPKTDPLERFSAFERALRVLAYVFRFARLCRKQDVNVKSELTAEELSNVQERLIVLTQRNEYPTECKALGKKQNIPVSSTISNLNPFVDSHGVLRASGRLRASEMLSYDEKHPIIIPARCTFAKLLVLFTHRISLHGGNQLMIRLIRSKYWIPQLRNLVKVTIHACRVCTIHKQKLQTQLMGDLPCARSTFSRAFTHTGVDFAGPFDIKNYVGRGCKITKGYVCVFVCFSTRAIHLEATSDLTTEKFLAAFSCFSARRGCPQHIHSDNGKTLVGASTSLSKDFIEATRSLILSNYSLQNVTWHFNPPAAPHMGGLWEAGVKSFKAHFYKHTAGGKYTFEELATLLSKIEACLNSRPISPMSEDPTDLVALSPGHFLVGGPLLSVAEPEIKENPISILNRWRRLKALHQQFCSRWKEEYLKELHKRTKWQFPTRNIQTGDMVVLKEENLPPNEWRLGRIQLVCPGADGKTRVAEVLTARGIIRRPIAKMIRLPMEASSSE from the exons ATGGCGGAAGCTGAAGCTAAGGCTGCCTTGACCAAGTTTGTGGCTGTGACCGATAGGGTCAGTCAGTTCGAAGCTAGGGTCAATACCCCAACAGACCCACCTCCGTCTGTTCACACTAATAAGGTCAGGCTTCAGCAGATACAGGCTCTTTGGGACAAAGTAGAGAAAGAATACGAGACGTGCTCTGAGGTTATTTCCGTATTAAATTGTCCCGACACGATGGAGGTCATGCAAGCCAAGTATGACTACTGCTACTCTGTCTTTGAGCGATGCGCTGCAACACTAAACGAAACGATTGAAAGGGCTTGCGTTCAACCGATTCATGAACCGTCCACGCCGGTGTCTCAGCCTAGTGGATGCCGCGTACCTCCAATAGACTGTGAGATTTTCAGTGGCGACTATGTTCATTGGCCGACGTTCCGAGACCTTTTTTCCGCCATCTATGTCCAAAATCCGAGGCTTTCCGGCGTTGAAAAGTTGTTCCACCTCAACTCGAAAACGAGCGGAGAAGCAAAGTCTATTGTGGCGTTATCACCATTGACTAACGAAGGGTTTGAGTCCGCATGGGGAAATCTGCAGACTCGTTTTGAAAACAAGCGACTGCTCGTCAACAGCCAGCTAAAGATCCTGTTTAATCTTCCCACTGTTTCCCAAGAGTGTGGCAATTCCCTAAAGCACCTGGAGAGCACTGTCCAAGGTTGCTTGACAGccttaaaaatagctaaagtaGACACAACGAATTGGGACTGCCTTCTCGTCTACCTGTGCTCCTCAAAGCTGCCGAAGCTGACATTGGCTCTGTGGGAACAGTCCCTCCTCAACCAATCCGAGATTCCAGG CGGCCCTTCACAGCTCCAGTCCGCGTCAGTACCTGACCTCCAGCCAGAAATACAGTCCACTCCGTCGAACGTTCAAACGTACCTCGCCGTGAATACGCAAGGAGTCCTCCTGAGTACGGCGGTCATAGAGATCTGCCACTTGGGCATCAGGTACTCAGCTCGTGCCTTAATTGACTCCGGATCCGAGGCGACGTTTATTTCAGAACGGTTATTCAACCTAATTAAGCTCCCCTATGAATCCATACAAGCTCAAGTTTCGGGAGTAAATCAAACTGTTGCTGCTCAACCTC CACGGTTGTCTGTCACCGAATCTCAACTAGACGGCATCCTTACCAAGTTCTGGGAGGTGGAGGATGTTCCAGTGAAGCCGGGCAAGGAATCCAGCTCGGTGTGTGAAAATAACTTCCAGCAAACCACCACAAGGGATAAAGATGGGAG GAACGAAGCACGGTTGAATAAAAACGTTCCTTTGAGAGAGCAGTATGACTCAGTTATTCAGGAATATTTAGATTTAGGTCATATGCACCTAGTCTCTCCAAAAGACGACTCCAGCAATTTTTACTTGCCGCACCACGCGGTTTTCAAGCCAGACAGCACCACCACAAAGGTTCGCGTGGTGTTTAATGCCTCCAATAAATCGTCAAACGGGTACAGCCTAAATGATATCCTTCATACAGGTCCGGTACTGCAATCTGATTTGACAACCCAGATCCTCAAATGGCGTTTCTTTAGATACGTCTTCAATGCTGACATCACCAAGATGTATCGGCAGATTCTCGTCCATCCTGATCATACACGGTTCCAAAGAATCCTATGCCGCGATAAAGAGGGAAAACTGTGTGATTATGAGCTCAACACGGTCACTTTTGGCGTTAACTGTGCCCCCTTTCTGGCCATACGCGTGCTCCAACAACTGTCCCAGGATGTACGTGACCAATATCCTTTGGCAAGTGACATAATTTCGAACTTTATGTACGTCGATGATGTTTTAGCTGGCGCCCACACGCAGCAGTCCGCTGTTTCAGCCATCAAAGAGCTCTGCGGTGCCCTCGAGAGTGCGGGTTTTCCACTGCGCAAGTGGACCTCGAACGAGAAGAAACTTTTACAAGGTATTCCAAAGGAGCACTTGATCAGGGCCGACTTTCTGGAGCTGGAAGACGCCAGTATGGCAAAAACTCTGGGAATCCGTTGGCACGCGACATCGgatagtttcttttttttgccgatGGATATTTCTCTCCAAACAACCTACACCAAACGAGAGGTTTTATCCCAGATAGCCAAACTGTTTGACCCAGCAGGTTGGTTATCGCCAGTTATTGTTCGGGCAAAAATTTTCATGCAAGAAATTTGGCTGCGGGAGTTAAGCTGGGACCAGCCTCTTCCGGTTGATCTTGTCACAAAGTGGCGTGACTTTCTTAAGGGATATCCAACATTAAAAGAAGTTCGCATTCCAAGATGGGTAAAATTTCATCCAGACGCAAAGCTGCAGTACCACGGGTTTTGCGATGCGTCGCAGAGCGCCTATGGTGCTGCCATCTTCGTTCGCGTCGAAACGAGTGATGGCTTTTTTACCCAATTGCTTGTATCCAAAACCCGAGTAGCTCCAGTAAAGTCCCTTTCCATACCGCGATTAGAGCTGTGCGGTGCGGTGCTTCTCTCCGAACTCGCTGCAGCAGTTCTCTCCGAAATGCCTCCTACTCAGTATGAGACATATTATTGGACAGACTCCACGATAGTGCTTGCATGGCTAAGCAAGCCAGCATGCACTTGGACTACGTTCGTTGCCAACAGAGTCGCGAAAGTTCACCAGCTCACCAACAGAGAACAGTGGTTTCATGTGATATCGGAAGATAACCCAGCTGACCTGGCGAGCAGGGGCGTCTCAGTCCATGAGCTCAGGGACAGCAACCTCTGGTGGCACGGTCCTGAGTGGCTGCGTCACAACCGGGAGCAGTGGCCACTCAATTCGTCGGTTCCGCTTGAAACAGAGCTCGAACAACGCCCGATAAGATGTAACGTCGCCAAAGCGCCTCCGAAAACTGACCCTTTGGAGCGGTTTTCAGCATTCGAGAGGGCTTTACGCGTTCTCGCGTACGTATTCCGGTTTGCAAGACTGTGTCGCAAACAAGATGTCAACGTAAAGTCGGAACTCACAGCTGAAGAGCTGTCTAACGTCCAAGAGAGGCTGATTGTGCTCACCCAACGTAATGAGTATCCAACAGAATGCAAGGCATTAGGCAAAAAGCAGAATATTCCAGTCTCCAGCACGATCTCCAATTTAAACCCCTTTGTCGACAGCCATGGTGTCTTAAGAGCAAGCGGTCGTCTACGAGCATCTGAGATGCTAAGCTATGATGAGAAACATCCAATCATCATTCCGGCAAGGTGCACTTTTGCCAAACTTTTGGTCCTCTTTACCCATCGCATATCCTTGCATGGGGGTAATCAATTGATGATCCGACTTATTCGCTCCAAGTATTGGATACCCCAGCTGAGAAATCTGGTAAAAGTCACCATTCATGCCTGTCGGGTGTGCACCATTCACAAACAGAAGCTGCAAACTCAGCTGATGGGGGACTTGCCCTGCGCAAGATCTACATTTTCCAGAGCTTTTACCCACACGGGCGTTGACTTTGCGGGACCATTTGATATTAAAAACTATGTCGGTCGAGGGTGCAAGATAACAAAAGGGTATGTTtgcgtttttgtgtgtttcagTACCCGAGCCATCCACCTAGAAGCTACATCAGACTTGACGACTGAAAAGTTTCTGGCGGCCTTCTCGTGTTTCTCCGCACGACGTGGCTGTCCGCAACACATACATTCTGACAACGGGAAGACGTTAGTGGGAGCCTCCACGTCCCTATCCAAGGACTTCATTGAAGCCACGAGGTCTTTGATCCTATCCAATTACAGCCTTCAAAATGTGACCTGGCACTTTAACCCTCCTGCCGCCCCTCATATGGGAGGGCTATGGGAGGCCGGTGTCAAAAGCTTTAAGGCACACTTCTACAAGCATACGGCGGGCGGGAAGTACACATTTGAAGAGTTAGCCACCCTCCTATCGAAAATTGAGGCCTGTTTAAATTCGAGGCCTATTTCTCCAATGTCCGAAGACCCCACGGACCTCGTAGCTCTCAGCCCCGGACATTTCCTAGTCGGTGGGCCACTCCTTTCCGTGGCGGAACCCGAGATTAAGGAAaaccccatttccattttaaacCGATGGCGGCGGCTAAAGGCCCTGCATCAGCAATTTTGCTCACGTTGGAAAGAAGAGTACCTAAAGGAGCTCCATAAAAGGACTAAATGGCAATTTCCAACGCGAAATATTCAGACAGGGGACATGGTTGTGCTAAAAGAGGAGAATTTACCGCCAAATGAATGGCGGCTTGGGCGTATCCAACTGGTGTGCCCAGGCGCGGATGGCAAGACCCGAGTGGCAGAGGTTCTAACCGCACGTGGCATTATCCGACGACCAATCGCAAAGATGATCCGCCTTCCGATGGAGGCCTCCAGCTCCGAGTGA
- the LOC138912538 gene encoding uncharacterized protein: protein MAPTTIQHARPRTTNGYRCRVCRGVHALRKCQRFLRLPAVKRLRAVLINQYCANCLAHEHSGQSCRSKAKCHVCSGNHHTLLHFQESTTPRSSRPQGRQQSRPQGQQQQRAASTTSVRSSSPKVVSPTRSPATGPSCAAILQRTSVSILPTASILVGSEEKRFDVRALVDPCCPAMSGCAPPKSAQSRQK, encoded by the exons ATGGCGCCAACCACGATCCAGCACGCTCGGCCACGCACAACCAACGGGTACAGGTGCCGCGTTTGCCGAGGGGTGCACGCACTGAGGAAGTGCCAACGGTTCCTCCGGCTCCCGGCGGTGAAGCGGCTCCGCGCGGTCCTGATCAACCAGTATTGTGCGAACTGCCTTGCTCACGAGCATTCCGGACAATCCTGCCGCAGTAAGGCCAAGTGCCACGTATGCAGTGGGAATCACCACACCCTCTTGCACTTCCAAGAGTCCACAACGCCACGCTCGTCACGACCCCAAGGCCGACAGCAGTCACGACCCCAAggacaacagcagcagagAGCGGCGTCGACGACGTCGGTGCGCTCATCATCGCCGAAGGTGGTCTCCCCGACTCGAAGCCCTGCTACGGGCCCATCGTGCGCCGCTATCCTGCAGCGCACGAGTGTGAGCATCTTGCCAACTGCATCCATTTTGGTGGGGTCTGAGGAGAAACGGTTTGACGTCCGAGCTTTGGTGGATCCTTGCTGCCCC GCGATGAGCGGGTGTGCACCACCGAAATCCGCTCAAAGTCGTCAAAAATGA